One Pseudomonas fluorescens genomic region harbors:
- the algG gene encoding mannuronan 5-epimerase AlgG yields the protein MISTRTGSLSLLAGAMLLASAGAFANVEPAKPVTVAKELQQAKTYTVSSAPTDALQLAKPTLPDLSGFTAEAAAAKIVRSKPGKISVRRMMQENALKDFIGGDNKMAEWVVRQHGIPQAIFIDDGYMNLKDLAKKLPKQYFSETSPGVYLAKLPIVVGEKGILEIDGQTQELRLSQEAGSFLVNDGQLFVRDTKVTGWREKDNGPATFRSPKEFRPFLLAWGGTETYIVNSKMASFGYANSKSYGVSISQYTPNMAKVLKRPEPTGWIVGSEFSDMWYGFYCYETRDFVVKGNTYKDNIVYGIDPHDRSHRLIIAENTVHGTKKKHGIIISREVNDSFIFNNKSFDNKLSGLVIDRNSVNNIIAYNEIYKNHTDGITLYESADNLLWGNKVISNTRHGIRIRNSVNIRLYENIAMANGLTGVYGHIKDLTDTDRDIKLDPFDAQVSLIVVGGELAANGSGPLSIDSPLSVELYRVSMLAPTKSSGISFNGILGERQDEILDLLVRQQKAVLIDPVERQTEMQD from the coding sequence ATGATCAGCACCAGAACAGGCTCACTGAGCCTGCTGGCCGGCGCGATGCTGCTGGCCAGCGCCGGCGCCTTCGCCAATGTTGAACCGGCCAAACCTGTGACCGTGGCCAAGGAACTGCAACAGGCCAAGACCTACACGGTCAGCAGCGCGCCGACCGACGCGCTGCAACTGGCCAAGCCGACCCTGCCCGACCTCTCCGGTTTCACCGCCGAAGCCGCTGCCGCGAAGATCGTGCGCAGCAAGCCGGGCAAAATCAGCGTGCGCCGGATGATGCAGGAAAACGCCCTGAAGGACTTCATCGGCGGTGACAACAAGATGGCTGAATGGGTGGTGCGTCAGCACGGCATCCCGCAGGCCATCTTCATCGACGACGGCTACATGAACCTCAAGGATCTGGCGAAAAAACTGCCCAAGCAGTATTTCAGCGAGACCTCCCCGGGCGTGTACCTGGCCAAACTGCCGATCGTGGTCGGCGAGAAAGGCATCCTCGAAATCGACGGTCAGACCCAGGAATTGCGCCTGTCCCAAGAGGCCGGTTCGTTCCTGGTCAACGACGGCCAATTGTTCGTGCGTGACACCAAGGTCACCGGCTGGCGCGAAAAGGACAACGGCCCCGCGACGTTCCGTTCGCCGAAGGAATTCCGTCCGTTCCTGCTCGCCTGGGGCGGCACCGAGACCTACATCGTCAACAGCAAGATGGCCAGCTTCGGCTACGCCAACAGTAAGTCGTACGGCGTGAGTATTTCCCAGTACACGCCGAACATGGCCAAAGTCCTCAAGCGTCCCGAGCCGACCGGCTGGATCGTCGGCTCCGAGTTCTCGGACATGTGGTACGGCTTCTACTGCTACGAAACCCGCGACTTTGTGGTCAAGGGCAACACCTACAAAGACAACATCGTCTACGGCATCGACCCGCATGACCGCTCGCACCGTCTGATCATTGCCGAGAACACCGTTCACGGCACGAAGAAGAAGCACGGGATCATCATTTCCCGTGAGGTCAACGACAGCTTCATCTTCAACAACAAGAGTTTCGACAACAAGTTGTCGGGCCTGGTGATCGACCGTAACAGCGTCAACAACATCATTGCCTACAACGAGATCTACAAGAACCACACCGACGGCATCACGCTCTATGAGTCCGCCGACAACCTGCTGTGGGGCAACAAGGTGATCAGCAATACCCGTCACGGCATTCGCATTCGTAACAGCGTGAACATCCGCCTCTACGAAAACATCGCCATGGCCAACGGCCTGACCGGGGTTTACGGCCACATCAAGGACCTCACCGACACCGACCGTGACATCAAGCTCGATCCATTCGATGCGCAGGTGTCGCTGATCGTGGTTGGCGGCGAACTGGCGGCCAATGGCAGCGGCCCGCTGTCGATCGACTCGCCGCTGAGTGTCGAGCTGTATCGCGTATCGATGCTGGCGCCGACCAAATCGAGCGGCATCAGCTTCAACGGCATCCTCGGCGAGCGCCAGGATGAAATTCTCGACTTGCTGGTACGCCAGCAGAAAGCCGTGCTGATCGACCCTGTCGAACGCCAGACCGAAATGCAGGACTGA
- a CDS encoding alginate O-acetyltransferase translates to MHPHMIKLLSLSALTLGILAAGNARADADDATVAPPKFTAEPCCNLCPAAHDAKNYTTRYQQNFTTLVQAQGDWLFRTQEDLRTEFNTTPAGYKRLQQLHDAFKSKGVELVIVYQPTRGLVNRNKLNPQEKAAFDYEKALGNYKTMLGRFAKMGYVVPDLSPLTNESLPDTLPAHDFYFRGDQHWTPYGAQRTAKIVAEKVKQIPAFADIPKREFETKKSGRMGKTGTLHNMAGQLCGTSYAIQYMDQFTTEPKGEAGDGDLFGDSGNPQITLVGTSHSGKNYNFAGFLEEAIGADILNVAFPGGGFEGSMLQYLGSEEFQKTPPKILIWEFSPLYRLDQETIYRQMMALLDNGCEGKDAQMTGSATLKPGSKQELMVNSKNLNLQNASHQVDIRFADTSVKTLQATLWYMNGRHEDIKIEKPETSDTDGRFAFELRTDEDWASQNLLAVEVQGPEAKPGAAPQKVEAKICKRNVFPGAGQQTAQLGQ, encoded by the coding sequence ATGCACCCACACATGATCAAGCTGCTCAGCCTCTCGGCCCTGACCCTCGGCATTCTCGCTGCCGGCAACGCCCGCGCCGACGCTGACGATGCAACCGTTGCGCCGCCGAAATTCACCGCCGAGCCGTGCTGCAACCTGTGCCCGGCCGCCCACGACGCGAAGAACTACACGACGCGTTATCAGCAGAATTTCACCACGCTGGTGCAGGCCCAGGGCGACTGGCTGTTCCGGACTCAGGAAGACCTGCGCACCGAGTTCAACACCACACCGGCCGGCTACAAACGCCTGCAACAGTTGCACGATGCGTTCAAGAGCAAAGGCGTGGAGCTGGTGATCGTATACCAGCCGACCCGAGGTCTGGTGAACCGCAACAAGCTCAACCCGCAGGAAAAAGCCGCGTTCGATTACGAGAAAGCTCTGGGCAACTACAAGACCATGCTCGGCCGTTTCGCCAAGATGGGCTACGTCGTGCCAGACCTGTCGCCACTGACCAACGAATCGCTGCCGGACACCCTGCCCGCCCACGATTTCTACTTCCGTGGCGACCAGCACTGGACGCCGTATGGTGCCCAGCGCACGGCGAAAATCGTCGCCGAGAAGGTCAAGCAGATCCCGGCCTTCGCCGACATTCCCAAACGTGAGTTCGAGACCAAGAAGTCCGGGCGCATGGGCAAGACCGGCACCCTGCACAACATGGCCGGGCAACTGTGCGGCACCAGCTACGCGATCCAGTACATGGACCAGTTCACCACCGAGCCGAAAGGTGAGGCAGGCGACGGCGATCTGTTCGGCGATTCGGGCAATCCGCAGATCACCCTGGTCGGTACTTCGCACAGCGGCAAGAACTACAACTTCGCCGGTTTCCTCGAAGAAGCCATCGGCGCCGACATTCTCAACGTAGCGTTCCCCGGCGGCGGTTTTGAAGGTTCGATGCTGCAATATCTGGGCAGCGAAGAATTCCAGAAGACCCCGCCGAAGATTCTCATCTGGGAGTTCTCGCCGCTGTATCGCCTCGACCAGGAAACCATCTATCGCCAGATGATGGCCTTGCTCGATAACGGTTGCGAAGGCAAAGACGCGCAGATGACCGGCAGCGCCACGCTGAAGCCGGGCAGCAAACAGGAACTGATGGTCAACAGCAAGAACCTGAACCTGCAGAACGCCAGCCATCAGGTCGACATCCGCTTCGCCGACACGTCGGTGAAAACCCTGCAAGCCACCCTCTGGTACATGAACGGTCGCCACGAGGACATCAAAATCGAGAAACCGGAAACTTCCGACACCGACGGTCGTTTCGCCTTTGAGCTGCGCACGGACGAAGACTGGGCCTCGCAAAACCTGCTGGCCGTTGAAGTCCAGGGCCCTGAAGCCAAGCCCGGTGCCGCGCCACAAAAAGTCGAAGCGAAAATCTGCAAACGCAACGTATTCCCGGGCGCTGGTCAACAGACTGCGCAACTCGGGCAATGA
- a CDS encoding alginate export family protein: MKLNPFVKAGIGLTFALIWSCPTLAALTETKNFGLEVKLTGQSEDDRDLGTAGGGDVNGVGLDLRPWIYGESGAWSAYAMGQAVTSTDIIETDTLQQSDGEQATDSGDRETKKNYLAMREFWVGYSGFTPYPGEMLKFGRQRLRNDDGQWRDTNIEALNWTFDTTLLRANAGVAERFSEYRTDLKELAPKDKDRLHAYADAAYQWTPGQWVGIRGHHTHDDGKLDYAEPGVPRDSLDKTENGDISWIGLTADSDAYNWRNTNTVNYWGSITGMSGDRDTVNALNADGSRPAQAKRSDDVNGWATDIGVRLRLDPQWQVGGAYARASADYEQTGLESNRSNYTGTRSRVHRFGEAFRGEMNNMQTATLFGSWMINDEYDASLIYHKFWRVDGNKPVGSNGINAVENNTDDVTGAILSSTSLPLEDGNKDLGQEMDLVVTKYFKQGLLPAALSQSIDEPSALVRFRGGVFKPGDAYGSQVDSYMHRAFIDVIWRF, encoded by the coding sequence ATGAAGCTGAACCCATTCGTGAAGGCCGGTATTGGCCTCACCTTCGCGCTGATCTGGTCTTGCCCGACACTGGCTGCGTTGACTGAAACCAAGAACTTCGGTCTGGAAGTGAAACTCACCGGCCAGTCCGAAGACGACCGCGATCTCGGCACGGCCGGCGGCGGCGATGTCAACGGCGTGGGCCTCGACCTGCGTCCGTGGATCTACGGCGAAAGCGGCGCGTGGAGCGCCTACGCGATGGGCCAGGCCGTGACCTCGACCGACATCATCGAGACCGACACCCTGCAGCAATCCGATGGCGAACAAGCCACCGACAGCGGTGATCGCGAAACCAAGAAAAACTACTTGGCGATGCGCGAGTTCTGGGTCGGCTACAGCGGCTTCACGCCGTACCCTGGCGAGATGCTCAAGTTCGGTCGCCAGCGCCTGCGCAATGACGACGGCCAATGGCGCGACACCAACATCGAAGCGCTGAACTGGACCTTCGACACCACCCTGCTGCGCGCCAACGCCGGCGTCGCCGAACGCTTCAGCGAATACCGCACCGACTTGAAAGAGCTGGCGCCGAAAGACAAGGATCGCCTGCACGCTTACGCCGATGCCGCTTACCAGTGGACGCCGGGCCAGTGGGTCGGCATTCGCGGCCATCACACTCACGATGACGGCAAACTCGATTACGCCGAGCCGGGTGTCCCGCGCGATTCGCTGGACAAGACCGAGAACGGCGACATCAGCTGGATCGGCCTGACCGCCGACAGCGACGCCTACAACTGGCGCAACACCAACACTGTCAATTACTGGGGCAGCATCACCGGCATGAGCGGCGACCGCGACACGGTCAACGCGCTGAACGCCGATGGCAGCCGTCCGGCACAAGCCAAGCGCAGCGACGACGTCAACGGCTGGGCCACCGATATCGGTGTGCGTCTGCGCCTTGATCCGCAATGGCAAGTCGGCGGCGCGTATGCCCGCGCCAGCGCCGATTACGAACAGACCGGTCTGGAAAGCAACCGCTCCAACTACACCGGCACTCGCTCGCGCGTACACCGTTTCGGCGAAGCGTTCCGTGGCGAAATGAACAACATGCAGACCGCCACCCTGTTCGGTTCCTGGATGATCAACGACGAGTACGACGCCAGCCTGATCTATCACAAGTTCTGGCGTGTCGACGGCAACAAGCCGGTCGGCAGCAATGGCATCAACGCGGTGGAAAACAACACCGACGACGTCACCGGCGCGATCCTCTCCAGCACCTCGCTGCCGCTTGAAGACGGCAACAAGGATCTGGGCCAGGAAATGGATCTGGTCGTCACCAAGTACTTCAAGCAAGGCCTGTTGCCGGCGGCGTTGAGCCAGTCGATCGACGAGCCTTCGGCGCTGGTGCGTTTCCGTGGCGGTGTGTTCAAACCGGGCGATGCCTACGGCAGCCAGGTTGATTCCTACATGCACCGCGCATTCATCGACGTGATCTGGCGCTTCTGA
- the alg8 gene encoding mannuronan synthase produces MHRLKHGLLQAAGWLFYLSLLMGLALMLPTSTFDSESKDFIFLIGAVGIWRYSMGATHFVRGMIFLYIVYPHLRRKVRKLGKAADPSHVFLMVTSFRIDALTTAQVYSSVIREAIDCELPTTIVCSIVEMSDELLVKALWARMNPPERVKLDFVRIPGTGKRDGLAFGFRAISRHLPDDRAVVAVIDGDTVLGEGVVRKTVPWFQLFGNVGGLTTNEFCEVRGGYIMSEWHKLRFAQRHINMCSMALSKRVLTMTGRMSVFKASVVTNPEFIADVESDSLQHWRLGRFKFLTGDDKSSWFSLMRLGYDTFYVPDAAINTVEHPPEKSFIKASRKLMFRWYGNNLRQNSRALGLGIRRLGAFTSVVLFDQRVSMWTSLLGLTVALIASFKYGTAFILVYLLWIGITRLILTLLLSCSGHRIGPAYPAILYYNQIVGALVKIYVFFRLDQQSWTRQPTSLTRDLASFQRWFNTWSSRTMTFSAGSIFVAVLLMMV; encoded by the coding sequence ATGCACAGGCTAAAACACGGCCTACTTCAGGCCGCCGGTTGGCTGTTTTACCTAAGTTTGTTGATGGGCCTGGCCTTGATGCTGCCCACGTCCACATTCGACTCCGAGTCGAAGGACTTCATTTTCCTGATTGGCGCCGTGGGTATCTGGCGCTACTCGATGGGTGCAACGCACTTTGTGCGCGGCATGATTTTTCTCTACATCGTTTACCCGCATCTGCGCCGCAAAGTGCGCAAGCTGGGTAAAGCGGCCGACCCGTCGCATGTGTTTCTGATGGTCACCAGCTTTCGTATTGACGCGCTGACAACCGCGCAGGTCTACAGCTCGGTGATCCGCGAAGCCATCGACTGCGAACTGCCGACCACCATTGTCTGCTCGATCGTGGAAATGTCCGACGAGTTGCTGGTCAAGGCGCTGTGGGCACGGATGAATCCGCCGGAGCGCGTCAAGCTCGACTTCGTGCGCATTCCCGGCACCGGCAAGCGCGATGGTCTGGCGTTCGGTTTCCGCGCGATTTCCCGTCACCTGCCGGACGACCGCGCCGTGGTGGCCGTGATCGACGGCGACACCGTGCTCGGCGAAGGCGTCGTGCGCAAGACCGTGCCGTGGTTCCAGCTGTTCGGCAATGTCGGCGGCCTGACCACCAACGAATTCTGCGAAGTGCGCGGCGGCTACATCATGAGCGAATGGCACAAGCTGCGTTTCGCCCAGCGCCACATCAACATGTGCTCGATGGCCCTGTCCAAGCGCGTGCTGACCATGACCGGCCGGATGTCGGTATTCAAAGCCTCCGTGGTGACCAATCCGGAATTCATCGCCGACGTTGAAAGCGACTCGCTGCAGCATTGGCGTCTGGGCCGCTTCAAGTTCCTCACCGGCGACGACAAGTCGAGCTGGTTCAGCCTGATGCGTCTGGGTTACGACACCTTCTACGTGCCGGATGCCGCGATCAACACCGTTGAGCACCCGCCAGAGAAGAGCTTCATCAAGGCCAGCCGCAAGCTGATGTTCCGCTGGTACGGCAACAACCTGCGCCAGAACTCGCGCGCACTGGGCCTGGGTATCCGTCGTCTCGGTGCTTTCACTTCGGTGGTGCTGTTTGACCAGCGTGTGTCGATGTGGACTTCGCTGCTGGGCCTGACCGTCGCGCTGATCGCCAGCTTCAAGTACGGCACCGCGTTCATCCTCGTGTACCTGCTGTGGATCGGCATCACCCGTCTGATCCTGACGCTGTTGCTGTCGTGTTCCGGCCACCGCATCGGCCCCGCTTACCCGGCGATTCTGTATTACAACCAGATCGTTGGCGCGCTGGTGAAGATCTACGTGTTCTTCCGCCTCGACCAACAATCCTGGACTCGCCAGCCCACATCCCTGACCCGTGATCTCGCCAGCTTTCAACGTTGGTTCAACACCTGGTCGTCTCGGACCATGACCTTCTCCGCCGGCAGCATTTTTGTCGCCGTGCTGCTGATGATGGTCTGA
- a CDS encoding mannuronate-specific alginate lyase: MRNPKLKNLLAPTLLSLAMFAGATQAAAPLRPPQGYFAPVDKFKTGDKSEGCDAMPAPYTGPLQFRSKYEGSDKARATLNVQSEKAFRDTTKDITTLERGTAKRVMQFMRDGRPEQLECTLNWLTAWAKADALMSKDFNHTGKSMRKWALGSMASSYIRLKFSDSHPLAQHQQEAQLIEAWFSKMADQVVSDWDNLPLEKTNNHSYWAAWSVMATSVATNRRDLFDWAVKEYKVGVNQVDADGFLPNELKRQQRALAYHNYALPPLAMIASFAQVNGVDLRQENNAALKRLGDRVLSGVKDPDAFEEKNGKEQDMTDLKEDMKFAWLEPFCTLYTCAPEVIDKKRDMQPFKTFRLGGDLTKVYDPSHEKGNKGS, from the coding sequence ATGCGAAATCCGAAACTGAAAAATCTGTTGGCACCGACGCTGCTGAGCTTGGCGATGTTCGCCGGGGCCACTCAGGCCGCCGCGCCACTGCGTCCGCCACAGGGCTACTTCGCCCCGGTGGATAAATTCAAGACCGGCGACAAGAGTGAAGGCTGCGATGCGATGCCAGCGCCGTACACCGGTCCGCTGCAATTTCGCAGCAAATACGAAGGTTCGGACAAGGCCCGCGCGACGCTGAATGTGCAGTCGGAAAAAGCCTTTCGCGACACCACCAAAGACATCACTACGCTGGAGCGCGGTACCGCCAAGCGCGTCATGCAATTCATGCGCGACGGTCGCCCGGAGCAGCTCGAATGCACGCTCAACTGGTTGACCGCATGGGCCAAGGCTGACGCGCTGATGTCGAAAGACTTCAACCACACCGGCAAGTCGATGCGCAAATGGGCGCTGGGCAGCATGGCGTCTTCTTACATTCGCCTGAAGTTTTCCGACTCGCATCCACTGGCCCAGCACCAGCAGGAAGCGCAGCTGATCGAAGCCTGGTTCAGCAAAATGGCCGATCAGGTGGTCAGCGACTGGGACAACCTGCCGCTGGAAAAAACCAACAACCACTCCTATTGGGCTGCCTGGTCGGTGATGGCGACTTCGGTCGCGACCAACCGCCGCGACCTGTTTGACTGGGCGGTGAAGGAATACAAGGTCGGCGTCAACCAGGTCGATGCCGATGGCTTCCTGCCGAATGAGCTCAAGCGCCAGCAACGCGCCCTCGCCTATCACAACTACGCCCTGCCGCCGCTGGCGATGATCGCCAGTTTCGCCCAGGTCAACGGTGTCGATTTGCGTCAGGAAAACAACGCTGCGCTGAAGCGTCTGGGTGATCGGGTGTTGTCCGGGGTGAAAGATCCGGATGCGTTCGAAGAGAAGAACGGCAAAGAGCAGGACATGACCGATCTGAAAGAGGACATGAAATTCGCCTGGCTGGAACCGTTCTGCACCCTCTACACCTGCGCGCCTGAGGTGATCGACAAGAAACGCGACATGCAGCCGTTCAAGACCTTCCGCCTCGGCGGCGACCTGACCAAGGTCTACGACCCGTCCCACGAAAAGGGCAATAAAGGCTCGTAA
- the algK gene encoding alginate biosynthesis TPR repeat lipoprotein AlgK, translated as MTITSLFRTPRSLWELACQRLDQYGLAETPSRLNRWQASSHKGPICALALAVSLAGCAGLPDQRLANEALKRGDTATAAQNYQQLADLGYSEAQVGLADIQVDSRDPAQMKQAEATYRAAASVSPRAQARLGRLLVAKPGSTEAEHHEAETLLKKAAANGEGNTLIPLAMLYLQYPHSFPNINAQQQIDQWRKSGYPEAGLAQVLLYRTQGTYDQHLDDVEKICKAALATTDICYVELATVYQKRGQPEQQAELIKQMQAGYSRGTVTAQRVDSVARVLADSTLGKTDEKTAQSLLEPIAPGYPASWVTLAQLLYDFPELGDVDQMMKYLDNGRAADQPRAELFLGKVYYEGKIVPADAKVAEEHFQKAVGREVAADYYLGQIYRRGYLGKVYPQKALDHLLTAARNGQNSADFAIAQLFSQGKGTKPDPLNAYVFSQLAKAQNTPQADELAATLEAQLPPERLPEARRLLQQEQASRGALNSNTLQLHALQEEDGEEKL; from the coding sequence GTGACTATCACCAGTCTTTTCAGAACGCCGCGATCCCTGTGGGAGCTGGCTTGCCAGCGATTGGATCAATACGGTCTTGCTGAAACACCGAGTCGCCTGAATCGCTGGCAAGCCAGCTCCCACAAGGGCCCCATCTGTGCCTTGGCGCTGGCAGTTTCTCTGGCCGGTTGCGCCGGTCTGCCCGATCAGCGTCTGGCCAATGAAGCGCTCAAGCGTGGCGACACCGCCACGGCTGCGCAGAATTATCAGCAACTGGCCGATCTGGGTTACAGCGAGGCGCAAGTCGGCCTGGCCGATATTCAGGTCGACAGCCGCGACCCGGCGCAGATGAAACAGGCCGAAGCGACTTACCGCGCAGCGGCCAGCGTGTCGCCGCGCGCTCAGGCACGTCTCGGTCGCCTGCTGGTTGCAAAACCGGGCTCTACCGAAGCCGAGCACCACGAAGCCGAAACCCTGCTGAAAAAAGCCGCCGCCAATGGCGAAGGCAATACGTTGATCCCGCTGGCGATGCTGTATCTGCAATACCCGCACAGCTTCCCGAACATCAACGCTCAGCAGCAGATCGATCAGTGGCGCAAATCCGGCTACCCGGAAGCAGGTCTGGCGCAGGTGCTGCTGTATCGCACCCAAGGCACTTACGATCAGCACCTGGATGACGTGGAAAAAATCTGCAAAGCCGCGCTCGCCACCACCGACATCTGCTACGTCGAACTGGCCACCGTTTACCAGAAGCGTGGTCAGCCGGAGCAACAGGCCGAGCTGATCAAGCAAATGCAAGCCGGTTACAGCCGTGGCACGGTCACCGCGCAGCGTGTCGATTCGGTAGCCCGCGTGCTGGCCGATTCGACCCTGGGCAAGACTGACGAGAAAACCGCGCAGTCGCTGCTCGAGCCAATCGCCCCAGGCTACCCGGCGTCGTGGGTCACCCTCGCGCAACTGCTGTACGACTTCCCCGAACTGGGCGACGTCGACCAGATGATGAAATACCTGGACAACGGCCGCGCCGCTGACCAGCCACGCGCCGAGCTGTTCCTGGGCAAGGTCTACTACGAAGGGAAAATAGTCCCGGCCGACGCCAAAGTCGCCGAAGAACATTTCCAGAAAGCCGTCGGCCGTGAAGTCGCCGCCGATTACTACCTCGGCCAGATCTATCGCCGTGGTTATCTGGGCAAGGTCTATCCGCAAAAGGCCCTCGATCATCTGCTGACCGCTGCCCGCAACGGGCAGAACAGTGCCGACTTCGCTATCGCGCAACTGTTTTCCCAAGGCAAAGGCACCAAGCCTGACCCGCTGAACGCCTATGTCTTCAGCCAGTTGGCCAAGGCGCAGAACACCCCGCAAGCCGATGAACTGGCAGCGACCCTCGAGGCGCAATTGCCGCCCGAGCGCCTGCCCGAAGCCCGCCGCCTGTTGCAACAGGAACAGGCCAGCCGTGGCGCCCTGAACTCGAACACGCTGCAACTGCACGCCCTGCAAGAAGAAGACGGCGAGGAAAAACTATGA
- a CDS encoding alginate biosynthesis protein Alg44, whose protein sequence is MNTAVNVNVVHESEAQRQHARVKIPAKLRFFGPDRTPLEARVLDLSAGGLAFNAGQMPLTIGEVYKARLQFVIDNLGLAMDVELQVRSFDRATGRAGCQFQNLEPQDISTLRHLITSHLAGDIVSIGEVLATLQRDNFTKARKNKTNDTGMTAFGRLKAVTFSAGIFAVGLVAAGFIFKSVYGMYFVSHAQAGLVSVPGMNITMPRDGTVQSLVKSDGVAAKGAPLATFSTSMLDVLKGHLEEDQLAPAKVEELFGKQMTGTLTSPCDCTVAQQLVADGQYASKGDVIFQLVPRNTQANVEARFSYRQFGDVRPGTPVSFQIAGEEKTRTGKIVSSTSLKSADLSSDIRVQIQPDEPLDSSLAGRPVEVNSDRGPNLNWLIDKAMAAGL, encoded by the coding sequence ATGAATACCGCCGTCAACGTCAACGTAGTGCATGAATCCGAAGCCCAGCGCCAGCACGCTCGCGTGAAAATCCCGGCCAAGCTGCGTTTCTTCGGCCCTGACCGGACTCCGCTCGAAGCGCGTGTTCTCGATCTGTCGGCTGGCGGTCTGGCGTTCAACGCCGGGCAGATGCCGCTGACCATCGGCGAGGTATACAAGGCGCGTCTGCAATTTGTCATCGACAACCTCGGCCTGGCCATGGACGTTGAACTGCAGGTGCGTTCCTTTGATCGCGCCACCGGCCGCGCCGGCTGCCAGTTCCAGAACCTCGAGCCGCAGGACATTTCGACCTTGCGTCACCTGATCACTTCGCACCTGGCCGGCGACATCGTCAGCATCGGCGAAGTGCTCGCGACCCTGCAGCGTGACAACTTCACCAAGGCGCGCAAGAACAAGACCAACGACACCGGCATGACCGCGTTCGGTCGCCTGAAGGCCGTCACGTTCAGCGCCGGTATTTTCGCCGTTGGCCTGGTCGCTGCCGGTTTCATTTTCAAGTCGGTGTACGGCATGTATTTCGTCAGCCATGCGCAGGCCGGTCTGGTCAGCGTGCCGGGAATGAACATCACCATGCCGCGTGACGGCACCGTGCAAAGCCTGGTGAAATCCGATGGTGTTGCCGCCAAAGGCGCACCGCTGGCGACTTTCAGCACCAGCATGCTCGATGTGCTCAAAGGTCATCTGGAAGAAGACCAACTGGCACCGGCCAAGGTTGAGGAACTGTTCGGCAAGCAAATGACCGGCACCCTGACTTCGCCGTGCGATTGCACCGTGGCCCAGCAACTGGTGGCTGACGGTCAGTACGCGAGCAAGGGCGACGTGATCTTCCAGTTGGTGCCACGCAACACCCAGGCCAACGTTGAAGCACGCTTCTCCTATCGCCAGTTCGGCGATGTGCGTCCGGGCACCCCGGTGAGCTTCCAGATCGCCGGCGAAGAAAAGACCCGCACCGGCAAGATCGTCAGCAGCACCAGCCTGAAAAGCGCCGACCTGTCCTCCGATATCCGCGTACAGATCCAGCCTGACGAGCCGCTCGACAGCAGCCTCGCCGGTCGCCCGGTGGAAGTGAACAGCGACCGTGGCCCGAACCTGAACTGGCTGATCGACAAAGCCATGGCTGCCGGTCTTTAA